Proteins encoded in a region of the Flammeovirga yaeyamensis genome:
- a CDS encoding YcxB family protein — translation MTIEYKQTKEHLIEYNKYVLSNNKKYKRNIFFIRAVIAIIIFAVFNNLVKDVPLFEPYDTYIPFVMAGVVLFITSLSDQSKLIVKNMLKANPQLIGERKVEVLENELTIEDDKGKTVYPFESFTQKVETTNLLLLFLSESVAIVIPKEVFGSDEEKEELLNRIDDHKTYDKN, via the coding sequence ATGACCATCGAATACAAACAAACCAAAGAGCATTTAATCGAATACAACAAGTATGTACTGTCGAACAATAAAAAATATAAGCGAAATATCTTTTTTATAAGAGCCGTTATCGCTATCATCATCTTTGCGGTATTTAATAATTTAGTCAAAGATGTTCCCCTTTTCGAACCTTATGATACTTACATTCCTTTTGTGATGGCAGGTGTCGTTTTATTCATCACCTCATTATCTGATCAAAGTAAATTGATTGTGAAGAATATGTTGAAGGCAAATCCTCAATTGATTGGAGAGAGAAAAGTTGAGGTTTTGGAAAATGAACTCACTATAGAAGATGATAAAGGAAAAACTGTATACCCTTTCGAAAGCTTTACCCAAAAGGTAGAAACAACAAATCTGCTTCTTTTATTTCTGAGTGAATCTGTGGCTATTGTGATTCCTAAAGAGGTGTTTGGGAGTGATGAGGAGAAAGAGGAATTATTAAATAGAATAGATGATCATAAAACATACGATAAAAACTAA
- a CDS encoding helix-turn-helix domain-containing protein produces the protein MKEINFKSITEFTEAQNLPEPENPLFTIGQKTLNDQEIEDCVSSNKEFSYTNQFYLISLKRIVSGEILYGRTKYDCSKGTLLFSAPNQTYKVKDIVVSSESWFLAFHEDFIRGEDIQKLIKKYNYFNYNVNEALHLSPKEEATIKSIFKNIETEYQNNQDEFSKDIILTHLEALLKYADRFYKRQFLNRKDINKALFTRFKEMLNEYFENDRFEQEGMPSMEWLAAQLGVSHRYMRDTIKAETGRTAIDQINLFVIEEAKNLLLAPKASVSATAYKLGFEYPQYFSRMFKKKTGITPKEYIESVSMN, from the coding sequence ATGAAAGAAATAAACTTTAAATCGATTACAGAGTTTACGGAGGCTCAGAATTTACCAGAGCCGGAGAATCCTCTATTTACTATTGGTCAGAAAACATTAAATGATCAAGAGATTGAAGACTGCGTTTCTTCTAATAAAGAGTTTAGTTATACCAATCAGTTTTACTTGATTAGCCTGAAAAGAATTGTATCGGGCGAGATCCTTTATGGACGAACGAAGTACGATTGTAGTAAGGGCACCTTATTATTTTCAGCACCTAATCAAACGTATAAGGTCAAGGATATTGTAGTCAGTTCAGAATCTTGGTTTTTAGCCTTTCATGAAGATTTTATTCGAGGGGAGGATATTCAAAAACTCATCAAAAAATATAATTACTTCAATTATAACGTCAATGAAGCTCTACACCTTTCCCCTAAGGAAGAAGCGACTATAAAATCGATTTTCAAAAACATAGAAACGGAATATCAGAATAACCAAGATGAGTTTAGTAAAGATATTATCCTTACTCATTTGGAGGCTTTATTGAAATATGCTGACCGTTTTTACAAGCGTCAGTTTTTAAACCGTAAGGATATTAATAAGGCCTTATTTACAAGGTTTAAAGAGATGCTGAACGAGTATTTTGAAAACGATCGATTTGAACAAGAAGGGATGCCGTCTATGGAGTGGCTTGCTGCTCAGTTGGGCGTAAGTCATCGTTACATGCGTGATACCATTAAAGCAGAAACAGGTAGAACGGCTATCGATCAGATCAATTTATTTGTGATTGAAGAAGCAAAAAATCTGTTATTGGCCCCCAAAGCATCAGTTTCAGCAACGGCTTATAAATTAGGGTTTGAATATCCGCAGTACTTTTCTAGAATGTTTAAGAAGAAGACAGGGATTACGCCTAAGGAATATATAGAATCAGTTTCTATGAACTAG
- a CDS encoding sensor histidine kinase: MNKKQTFNLLSRVTLFYLIFTFVVFYFNAKFLTREADEFIDSDLNRRFGWLESRVQYHLDKGTPADSLVGNSIKKVEKVSKRCKKTEYPIVEDVTIYHSDIERNLIHRRKIILIESKGQLYRVEMDKEVQNYYYFRDDIFDYLIPSFVVLIIITVAFNVLLQGYFLRPFRRILEQMQLFKVGKSEDIQEVETMTKEFVEMQNLFLKMVKRIDADYNHLKEYTEDVAHELQTPLSIIRNKAEGLLFSEKLEEQDAKVVKTIYDEANHLSRLGTTLNLITKIDNREFTDIKELKTAPEIDKQTEAVEELAQLKSLTIEKELHQEHSLNIDPYLFDIVLKNLLKNAIRYGTSEGPIKIKTTENTLEMSNYGKPLSFGKDQLFKRFVKGADNDQSLGLGLALVAKICAVSKLEIDYKYERHQHIFILKG; the protein is encoded by the coding sequence ATGAACAAGAAACAGACTTTCAATTTATTATCTAGAGTTACATTATTCTATTTGATCTTCACTTTTGTAGTCTTCTATTTCAATGCGAAATTTTTGACTAGAGAAGCGGATGAGTTTATCGACTCAGATCTAAATAGAAGATTTGGATGGTTGGAAAGCAGGGTGCAATATCACTTAGATAAAGGAACTCCTGCCGATTCTCTTGTTGGTAATAGTATCAAAAAAGTAGAGAAGGTTTCTAAGCGTTGTAAAAAAACAGAATATCCGATAGTAGAAGATGTTACCATCTATCATTCAGATATTGAGAGAAATTTAATTCACAGACGTAAAATCATTCTTATAGAATCAAAAGGACAACTCTACAGGGTGGAAATGGACAAGGAAGTACAAAATTACTATTACTTCCGAGACGATATTTTCGATTACCTTATTCCTTCATTTGTTGTCTTAATTATCATTACTGTAGCTTTTAATGTGCTATTGCAGGGCTACTTTCTACGACCTTTTCGACGCATTTTAGAGCAGATGCAACTATTTAAAGTGGGGAAATCAGAAGATATCCAAGAGGTGGAGACCATGACGAAAGAATTTGTTGAAATGCAGAATCTTTTCCTTAAGATGGTCAAACGTATCGATGCGGATTACAATCACCTTAAAGAATATACAGAAGATGTAGCCCACGAATTACAAACTCCATTATCGATTATCAGAAACAAAGCAGAAGGATTGTTATTTTCTGAGAAGTTAGAAGAACAAGACGCAAAAGTGGTAAAAACAATCTATGATGAAGCCAATCATTTATCGAGATTAGGAACCACACTAAATCTGATTACTAAAATTGATAATAGAGAATTTACGGATATCAAAGAGTTGAAGACGGCTCCGGAAATTGATAAACAAACGGAGGCAGTTGAAGAATTAGCACAATTGAAATCCTTAACTATTGAAAAGGAATTACATCAAGAGCATTCATTAAATATCGACCCTTATTTATTTGATATCGTATTGAAGAACCTTTTGAAAAATGCCATTCGATATGGGACATCAGAAGGACCGATTAAAATAAAGACGACCGAAAATACCCTGGAAATGAGTAATTATGGAAAGCCATTATCTTTTGGTAAAGATCAGTTATTCAAACGCTTTGTTAAAGGAGCTGATAACGATCAGTCTTTAGGATTGGGATTGGCTTTAGTGGCTAAGATTTGTGCTGTCAGTAAATTGGAAATTGACTACAAATACGAGAGACACCAACACATTTTTATATTAAAAGGGTGA
- a CDS encoding response regulator transcription factor, whose amino-acid sequence MKLLLIEDNPHLTEDILKGLSDQAMTVETVGLVADAKDKISVYEYDIIVVDLGLPDGNGLEIVKYIKEINPNTGVLIVTARNSIDDKVTGLDLGADDYITKPFHMAELIARVRSLFRRKKLKGSTVLEHGVIKIDITSSTVKINDLVLELTKKEYDLLLYFFYNKNKMLTKESIAEHLWGDHIDQADNFDFIYTHIKNLRKKLQKEGAGEYIKSVYGMGYKFVEA is encoded by the coding sequence ATGAAATTATTGTTGATAGAGGATAACCCTCATTTAACAGAAGATATACTAAAAGGACTGAGCGATCAGGCAATGACAGTAGAAACTGTCGGCTTGGTGGCAGATGCAAAAGACAAAATATCGGTCTATGAATACGATATTATTGTCGTCGATCTCGGTTTACCCGATGGTAACGGTTTAGAGATCGTGAAATATATTAAAGAAATTAACCCAAACACTGGTGTACTTATCGTTACCGCTAGAAATAGCATCGACGATAAGGTCACCGGGTTGGATTTAGGGGCGGATGATTACATCACTAAGCCCTTTCATATGGCAGAGTTAATTGCAAGAGTACGTTCACTTTTCAGAAGGAAAAAACTAAAAGGAAGTACGGTTTTAGAACATGGTGTGATTAAAATTGATATTACCTCATCCACTGTAAAAATTAACGATCTTGTATTAGAACTGACGAAAAAGGAATACGATTTACTGCTCTATTTCTTCTACAACAAAAATAAAATGTTGACAAAAGAAAGTATTGCAGAACACTTGTGGGGAGATCATATTGATCAAGCTGATAATTTTGATTTTATTTATACTCATATCAAAAACCTTAGAAAGAAACTTCAGAAAGAAGGAGCTGGAGAGTACATTAAATCGGTGTACGGTATGGGGTATAAATTTGTGGAGGCTTAA
- a CDS encoding outer membrane beta-barrel protein → MFKRTSQLFTFLTFIFLSTVFANNNPIKKGVIIGSVSEDGTNVPVEYATVSVFTKDTHTLVGGTVTTEGGKFVVKNLSEGTYMVEVTFIGFQKSILENVVIDKSNYSKDIGNVVLTTDAEVLEAVEVVGTQNTVTYDIDKKVVNVGSQFSALSGTAVDVLQNVPSINVDGDGNVSLRGSSGFTVLIDGRPSVLDASEALQQIPASTIENIELITNPSAKYDPDGTAGIINIITKKNKLEGVSGVANVNVGRYGRLGGDFLLNFRKKKWSYYVGANYNKRPGPGTLKSERITQSGDTTSYIISDGERERTFEVMGLQGGVEYSISDNDFIKLSGKAGDFKMYGGMDADFYEYKNIGGSNNPIDENRYISSEQWERGGLYYSVNLAYQHKFNKKGHVLDAMVDYGGRDMTESSKNELLPKNPDGSVVEIPSSGQRSSEVGPGGRLRAKLDYTLPIGATDKIEAGWQTRWNAAEDINEVYQLDPTTGDYIFQQDFSYTTNYTQTIHSLYGIYSGKLGKLGYQGGVRAEYTGRNVSVVGQEQDYPVDQWNIFPTVHLSYSLPKDNQLMLSYSRRIERPRGWYLEPFVTWQDAFNVRQGNPNLLPENIDSFDFGYLWNLGEKATVNFDAYYRMTHDKVERVQKVWSEGVILHTYENVGSDYALGLETSVNLSPFKWWTMDIMGSLFDYKVEGQLEGQDFSRQSINWSSRFNNTFRLSKSTQLQINNRYTGPTVTAQGRNEGFFVMQAAVKHSMLKKKLTLTASMNDVFGTAIRQSYSEGIGFRNMQEDFRYAQYLTVTLTYRLNNFKPSRRGQGGGGGMEDF, encoded by the coding sequence ATGTTTAAAAGAACTTCTCAATTATTCACATTTTTGACTTTCATTTTCCTTTCAACGGTTTTCGCTAACAACAACCCTATTAAGAAAGGAGTCATTATCGGTTCTGTATCCGAGGACGGAACAAATGTACCGGTAGAATATGCTACTGTAAGTGTATTTACTAAAGATACGCACACCCTTGTAGGTGGAACCGTAACTACCGAAGGAGGTAAGTTTGTCGTAAAGAACTTGTCTGAGGGGACGTATATGGTAGAAGTAACTTTTATCGGATTCCAAAAAAGCATTCTAGAAAATGTAGTGATCGATAAATCGAATTACTCTAAAGATATCGGTAATGTAGTACTCACTACAGATGCTGAAGTACTTGAAGCTGTGGAAGTTGTTGGAACCCAAAATACGGTGACCTATGACATTGATAAAAAGGTAGTCAATGTAGGCTCACAATTTTCGGCTTTGTCAGGTACTGCGGTGGATGTACTACAAAATGTACCTTCTATTAATGTGGACGGAGATGGTAATGTGAGTTTAAGGGGTAGTTCTGGTTTTACCGTACTTATTGATGGTCGCCCATCTGTATTGGATGCATCAGAAGCTTTACAACAAATTCCAGCCTCAACTATCGAAAATATTGAATTAATAACTAACCCATCTGCTAAATACGACCCTGATGGAACAGCAGGCATTATCAATATCATTACTAAGAAAAATAAATTAGAAGGCGTAAGTGGCGTAGCCAACGTAAATGTTGGTCGTTATGGCCGATTAGGTGGAGATTTCCTGTTAAACTTTAGAAAGAAAAAATGGAGCTACTATGTAGGTGCCAATTACAATAAAAGACCTGGTCCGGGTACCCTAAAATCGGAACGTATTACTCAATCTGGAGATACAACTTCTTACATTATTTCAGATGGAGAAAGGGAGCGTACTTTCGAGGTAATGGGACTTCAAGGTGGCGTTGAGTACTCTATTTCTGATAATGATTTTATCAAGTTATCTGGTAAAGCAGGTGATTTTAAAATGTATGGTGGAATGGATGCCGATTTCTATGAATATAAAAACATAGGTGGTTCCAATAATCCAATTGATGAAAATCGATATATCTCAAGTGAACAATGGGAAAGAGGAGGCTTGTATTACAGCGTTAACTTGGCCTATCAACATAAATTTAATAAGAAAGGTCATGTACTTGATGCCATGGTAGATTATGGTGGAAGAGACATGACAGAGTCTTCGAAAAACGAATTATTACCTAAAAACCCTGATGGTTCTGTTGTAGAAATACCATCATCGGGACAGCGTTCTTCTGAAGTAGGACCTGGAGGTAGATTAAGAGCTAAATTAGATTATACTTTACCTATCGGTGCAACTGATAAAATCGAAGCCGGATGGCAAACACGTTGGAATGCAGCAGAAGATATTAACGAAGTGTATCAATTAGACCCTACAACAGGCGACTATATTTTCCAACAAGATTTTAGTTACACCACAAACTACACACAGACGATACACTCCTTATATGGTATCTATTCCGGCAAGCTCGGGAAATTAGGTTACCAAGGTGGTGTTAGAGCTGAATACACAGGGAGAAATGTTTCAGTGGTAGGGCAGGAGCAAGACTATCCGGTCGATCAATGGAACATTTTCCCTACAGTTCACTTATCGTATAGTTTGCCGAAAGACAACCAATTGATGTTGAGCTATTCAAGAAGAATCGAAAGACCTAGAGGTTGGTATTTGGAACCTTTCGTGACATGGCAAGATGCTTTTAACGTAAGACAAGGTAACCCGAACTTATTACCTGAAAACATCGATTCTTTCGATTTTGGATACTTATGGAATCTTGGTGAGAAAGCAACAGTTAATTTTGATGCTTATTACAGAATGACCCACGATAAAGTGGAAAGAGTTCAGAAAGTATGGTCGGAAGGAGTGATCTTACATACCTACGAAAACGTAGGATCTGATTATGCTTTAGGATTAGAAACGTCTGTAAATCTTTCTCCATTTAAATGGTGGACCATGGATATTATGGGTAGCTTATTTGATTATAAAGTAGAAGGACAGTTAGAAGGTCAAGATTTTAGTAGACAAAGTATTAACTGGAGTAGCCGTTTTAATAATACATTTAGATTATCGAAATCTACTCAGCTTCAAATTAATAATAGATATACAGGCCCAACTGTAACTGCACAAGGTAGAAACGAAGGTTTCTTTGTGATGCAAGCAGCTGTGAAACACTCTATGTTGAAGAAGAAGTTAACGCTTACAGCTTCTATGAATGATGTTTTTGGAACAGCCATCAGACAATCTTATTCTGAAGGTATTGGTTTTAGAAACATGCAAGAAGACTTTAGGTATGCTCAATATCTAACTGTAACTTTAACCTACCGTCTGAACAACTTCAAACCTTCTCGAAGAGGACAAGGTGGAGGAGGCGGAATGGAAGACTTCTAA
- the metK gene encoding methionine adenosyltransferase, with product MTYLFTSESVSEGHPDKIADQISDSILDAMLAQDPTSRVACETMVTTGLAVIAGEITTKAYVEIPDVVRETIDKIGYNKEDYYFAAHSCGVQVALHSQSPDIAQGVNVGEGVDKDQGAGDQGMMFGYATKETPSYMPMALAFSHGLVKRLAEIRKTQPELIGYLRPDAKAQVTIEYNEDNTPKRVHTIVVSTQHDEFPNKSDDDALAQIAEDVKKHVIPAVIPNALIDADTIFHINPTGKFVIGGPHGDAGLTGRKIIVDTYGGKGAHGGGAFSGKDPSKVDRSAAYAARHIAKNLVAAGVADEALVQVAYAIGVSTPVSLNVQTYGTSKVDKTDAEISNIVNELFDMRPKAIVDRLGLTNPIFSPTAAYGHMGQEPYTKEVELEIRNIEEKDGKKVTTTTIEKKEVEFFTWEKLDYVDKIKSAFGL from the coding sequence ATGACCTATTTATTCACATCCGAATCTGTATCTGAAGGGCATCCAGATAAAATTGCCGATCAAATATCGGATTCAATTTTAGATGCTATGTTGGCACAAGACCCTACTTCACGTGTGGCTTGTGAAACTATGGTTACTACAGGTTTAGCTGTAATTGCTGGAGAAATTACGACAAAAGCATATGTTGAAATTCCAGATGTTGTTCGTGAGACTATCGACAAAATCGGGTACAATAAAGAAGATTATTACTTCGCAGCTCACTCTTGTGGTGTTCAAGTAGCATTACATAGCCAATCTCCAGATATTGCTCAAGGTGTAAACGTGGGTGAAGGTGTTGATAAAGATCAAGGTGCTGGTGACCAAGGTATGATGTTTGGTTACGCTACTAAAGAGACGCCAAGCTATATGCCAATGGCACTTGCTTTCTCTCATGGTCTAGTAAAAAGATTAGCTGAAATCCGTAAAACTCAGCCTGAATTAATCGGTTATTTAAGACCAGATGCTAAGGCTCAGGTAACCATTGAATATAACGAGGACAATACTCCTAAAAGAGTACACACTATCGTTGTTTCTACTCAGCACGATGAGTTCCCTAATAAATCAGACGATGATGCATTGGCTCAAATTGCAGAAGATGTGAAAAAACACGTTATTCCTGCTGTTATTCCAAATGCTTTGATCGATGCAGATACTATCTTCCACATCAACCCAACAGGTAAATTCGTTATCGGTGGACCTCACGGTGATGCTGGCTTGACTGGTCGTAAAATTATTGTAGATACTTACGGTGGTAAAGGTGCTCACGGTGGTGGTGCATTCTCAGGAAAAGATCCATCTAAAGTAGACCGTTCTGCTGCTTATGCTGCAAGACACATTGCTAAAAACTTAGTAGCTGCAGGTGTAGCTGACGAAGCTTTAGTACAAGTGGCTTATGCTATTGGTGTTTCTACACCAGTATCATTGAACGTACAAACTTACGGTACTTCAAAAGTAGACAAAACAGATGCTGAAATTTCAAATATCGTTAACGAGCTTTTCGATATGCGTCCTAAGGCAATTGTTGATCGTTTAGGTCTTACTAACCCTATTTTCTCTCCAACGGCTGCTTACGGTCATATGGGACAAGAACCATATACTAAAGAAGTTGAGTTGGAAATCAGAAATATCGAAGAAAAAGACGGTAAGAAAGTAACGACTACTACAATCGAGAAAAAAGAAGTAGAATTCTTTACATGGGAGAAACTAGATTATGTCGATAAGATTAAATCTGCTTTCGGATTGTAA
- a CDS encoding patatin-like phospholipase family protein: MRFTLILLLLLSNLITFAQSSDSLSIHQKPKNRKTVGLVLSGGGAKGIAHITVIKVLEEYGIPIDYITGTSMGAIVGGFYAAGYTTDELEMFIRDPQFQDWVSGKVNTDDQFYFGRQERGAEWVNFNIEYDSIYGLSWDPTIIPTGLLNYNLSARLFKRSKEIDYDFDNLDVPFRAVVSDIFERKAIAVGEGDLMSAIRGSMAVPLVFSPVKIQDKYVYDGGIYNNIPVDVMKEEFNPDMVIAVNLGAHDMFEEYPYDRDEELIKGNVLKFIVMNNTYPKELDDKEDIYLGVPVDEYSAADFTPVDSLLAIGDRYARTMIDSVVKVYGDDQPKVKPRPSRFNSLYDPQEEVVSHVNLGDNLSFGQRLFVRNIVKPNRRKKASMEDLYQGYSMLLSNNYFNNLDAYFYYDSLDDDAKLHIDVVPNKKVRLGVGGNIATRNIGQFYVNAQFNVFTRSLNTVRVNAMGGSFYNSFRAEVESLYAKRLPFSLGAEFIHNRWNYANASELLFEKRNSLNTLRKDNYFGGKISTALGRQYKIYGFGGYFWNEDNYDQIFLVDAGDGSGNQVSTNLIGLDKHKGFLFGGAWEANSLNRKQFPDRGRHVKVSGKYILSDNDFQVELSEKISGSINRDWFTLQAQYEQYFNLKFLTLGVRGHATWSDYQPSFSTPSSVANAPAYYPLVDSKTIFNFTFRGPRFIAGGIKLMKSVFTPNLQLLMEGHIFTTDTRYSSDKFSVVPEVTKHSFFSSESTDYAASGSIIYHSPIGPLSFSVSHYNEKDYELMFLFNIGIILHNKRMLEE, translated from the coding sequence ATGCGTTTCACTCTTATACTTCTACTCCTATTATCTAACCTAATCACTTTTGCGCAATCAAGTGATAGTTTATCTATTCATCAAAAACCAAAAAATAGAAAAACTGTTGGCCTTGTTCTAAGTGGTGGTGGTGCAAAAGGTATTGCCCATATTACCGTCATCAAAGTTCTTGAAGAATATGGTATTCCAATTGACTATATTACGGGTACTTCTATGGGAGCAATTGTTGGTGGATTTTATGCTGCAGGTTACACCACTGATGAATTGGAAATGTTTATCAGAGACCCTCAATTCCAAGATTGGGTATCAGGTAAAGTCAATACCGACGATCAATTTTATTTTGGTCGACAAGAAAGAGGAGCTGAATGGGTGAACTTTAATATTGAATATGATTCCATCTATGGTTTATCATGGGATCCCACAATTATCCCTACTGGTCTACTGAATTATAACCTTTCTGCCCGCCTTTTTAAACGCTCCAAAGAAATTGATTATGATTTCGATAATCTAGATGTTCCCTTTAGAGCCGTAGTATCTGATATCTTCGAAAGAAAAGCCATTGCCGTGGGTGAAGGAGATTTAATGAGTGCTATTCGTGGATCTATGGCTGTACCATTGGTCTTTTCTCCAGTAAAAATCCAAGATAAATATGTATATGATGGTGGTATCTACAACAACATCCCTGTAGATGTCATGAAGGAAGAATTTAATCCCGACATGGTCATTGCGGTTAACCTTGGTGCACATGATATGTTTGAAGAATATCCTTATGATAGAGATGAAGAACTTATCAAAGGCAATGTTTTAAAGTTCATTGTCATGAATAACACCTACCCCAAAGAACTTGACGATAAAGAAGATATTTATTTAGGTGTTCCTGTTGATGAATATTCTGCAGCTGATTTCACTCCAGTAGACTCTTTGCTGGCCATCGGCGACAGGTATGCTAGAACAATGATCGACTCCGTCGTTAAAGTTTATGGTGATGATCAACCAAAAGTTAAACCTCGACCAAGTCGTTTCAATTCGTTATATGATCCACAAGAGGAAGTGGTGAGCCATGTAAACTTAGGTGATAATCTCAGTTTTGGTCAAAGATTATTTGTGAGAAACATTGTAAAGCCTAATCGTAGAAAAAAGGCATCCATGGAAGACCTTTACCAAGGGTACAGTATGCTTCTTTCTAATAATTACTTCAATAACCTTGATGCCTATTTTTATTACGACAGCTTAGATGATGACGCAAAATTACATATTGATGTTGTCCCAAATAAAAAGGTTCGACTAGGTGTGGGCGGTAACATTGCAACGAGAAACATAGGTCAGTTTTATGTAAATGCTCAATTCAATGTCTTTACCAGATCATTAAATACGGTAAGAGTGAATGCTATGGGTGGATCCTTCTACAACTCTTTCCGTGCTGAAGTAGAGTCCTTATATGCTAAAAGACTTCCATTCTCATTAGGAGCAGAATTTATTCATAACCGATGGAATTATGCCAATGCTTCTGAACTCCTTTTCGAAAAACGAAATAGTTTAAACACCCTTCGAAAAGACAATTACTTTGGCGGTAAAATTAGCACAGCCCTAGGAAGACAATATAAAATATATGGTTTTGGAGGTTACTTCTGGAATGAAGACAATTATGATCAGATTTTCCTAGTGGATGCAGGTGATGGTTCCGGAAATCAAGTTTCTACCAATTTAATAGGATTAGACAAACACAAAGGTTTCCTATTTGGTGGGGCTTGGGAAGCAAATTCCCTAAACCGCAAACAATTCCCTGATAGAGGTCGACACGTCAAAGTTTCAGGAAAATACATTCTTTCTGATAATGATTTTCAGGTAGAACTTTCAGAAAAAATTAGTGGATCAATAAATAGAGATTGGTTTACACTTCAGGCACAATATGAACAGTATTTCAATCTTAAATTTTTAACTCTTGGTGTAAGAGGTCATGCTACTTGGTCAGATTATCAACCATCTTTCAGTACACCTTCATCTGTGGCCAATGCACCTGCTTATTATCCTTTAGTGGATTCTAAAACCATATTTAATTTTACCTTTAGAGGCCCTCGATTTATTGCAGGTGGTATAAAATTAATGAAATCCGTATTCACCCCTAACCTTCAATTATTAATGGAGGGACATATATTCACCACAGACACAAGGTATTCATCTGACAAATTCTCTGTTGTTCCAGAAGTGACAAAACACTCTTTTTTCTCTAGTGAAAGCACAGATTATGCCGCTTCAGGATCTATCATTTATCACTCACCCATTGGCCCATTAAGCTTTTCAGTAAGTCACTATAACGAAAAAGACTACGAGTTGATGTTCTTATTCAACATCGGTATTATTCTTCATAATAAGAGGATGTTGGAAGAGTAA
- the rodA gene encoding rod shape-determining protein RodA, with the protein MRESTGKTNVDWLTVFIYITMVIVGWLNIYAAVYQPDAPTSIFSISLNSGKQLMWIGGALLIAFVIMVVDFKLFSTIAYPAFIITLLMLTFVLVFGHSAGGNTSWIKIGFIRIQPSEFAKFTLALALARYIDNPTVKIEKWDGFLSSVAIILIPFGMVMLQKDTGSALVFAAFFLMLYREGMPWWIMAVGLWLVFLFVTALVTDTLSAVALLGGMTIIAIIYLIYTKKSKLFLFLVVGFGTLSFLFTEGIDFIMYDVMRPHQRKRIEVLVNPKIDPLGVGYQVNQSKIAIGSGGLAGKGFLEGTQTKFNFVPEQSTDFIFCTIGEEHGWIGSLITIGLFAALIIRLIILAERQKSTFARVYGYCVSCVFFIHFMINMGMTIGIFPVIGIPLPFFSYGGSSLWAFTMMLFTFIKLDSHRSQMLARN; encoded by the coding sequence ATGCGTGAAAGCACCGGTAAAACAAATGTCGATTGGTTAACGGTATTTATTTACATCACTATGGTGATAGTTGGTTGGCTCAACATCTATGCTGCCGTTTATCAGCCAGATGCCCCTACAAGTATTTTTTCTATTTCACTCAATTCAGGTAAACAATTGATGTGGATTGGAGGTGCACTACTCATCGCCTTTGTTATTATGGTGGTCGACTTTAAGTTGTTCAGTACCATCGCCTATCCCGCATTTATCATCACCTTGCTCATGCTGACCTTCGTTTTGGTTTTCGGTCACTCTGCAGGTGGTAACACATCTTGGATCAAGATAGGTTTTATACGAATACAACCCTCCGAATTTGCCAAATTTACCTTAGCCTTAGCATTGGCCCGGTATATCGATAATCCTACCGTTAAGATTGAAAAATGGGATGGATTTTTAAGCTCAGTCGCAATAATATTGATTCCATTTGGAATGGTAATGCTTCAAAAAGATACAGGATCGGCATTGGTATTCGCTGCTTTCTTTTTGATGTTGTACAGAGAGGGCATGCCGTGGTGGATTATGGCTGTCGGACTTTGGTTAGTATTCTTATTTGTTACTGCACTGGTTACAGACACTTTAAGTGCCGTAGCATTATTGGGTGGTATGACTATCATTGCCATCATTTATCTTATTTACACAAAGAAAAGTAAACTCTTCCTGTTTTTAGTCGTCGGATTTGGTACACTATCTTTCCTATTTACAGAAGGTATCGACTTCATTATGTATGACGTGATGCGTCCTCACCAAAGAAAAAGGATTGAAGTTTTAGTGAACCCTAAAATCGATCCACTAGGAGTAGGTTACCAAGTAAACCAATCGAAAATTGCCATTGGTTCTGGTGGACTTGCAGGAAAAGGATTCTTAGAAGGGACACAAACAAAGTTTAATTTCGTACCTGAACAATCAACCGATTTTATCTTCTGTACTATTGGAGAAGAACACGGATGGATTGGAAGTTTAATTACAATAGGCCTATTTGCCGCCTTAATTATACGATTAATCATATTAGCAGAACGACAGAAATCTACATTCGCACGAGTCTACGGCTACTGCGTCTCCTGCGTATTCTTCATTCACTTTATGATTAACATGGGAATGACCATCGGTATTTTTCCTGTAATCGGTATCCCATTACCGTTCTTCAGTTATGGAGGATCCTCCCTCTGGGCATTTACAATGATGTTGTTTACGTTTATCAAACTAGATAGTCATCGTTCGCAAATGCTTGCAAGAAACTAA